TTGAGGGAGGGTTTCCTCTCTTTCAGTTTCTTCCTCTcaattcattttttatttatttaaattcctctgaaataataaagaaaaaaacaCCTAAATCAGTTTACATTCCCGCCAAATGATGGATGCAGGAATAATGGAAGGAGAAGGAGGAATAGATGGAATAAGAATGACATGGAATTCATGGCCAACGACAAAATTAGATGCAAACAAAATAGTAATACCAATAGCAACATCAATATCACCAATCAAATCTCATTCAGATATTCAAATATTACCATACATTCCTTTACGTTGTAAAACATGTTCATGTATTTTAAACCCATTCTCTCGTGTTGATTTCTCTGTTAAAATATGGATCTGTCCATTCTGTTTCCATAGAAATCAATTCCCACCTCATTATTCTCCAACGATTTCTGATATTAATCTTCCTGCTGAACTTTACCCACATTTTACTACTGTTGAATATTCATTTCCATCTCAAATCCCTTCTTGCCCTGTTTTCTTGTTTGTTCTTGATTCTTGTATTATTAATGAAGAATTAGAATTTGTTAAATCTGCTATTAAACAAGCTATTACTTTACTTCCTGATAATGCCTTAGTTGGGTTCGTTTCATTTGGCGCACAGGTTCAAGTTCATGAATTAGGATTTTCCGATCTTTCTAAAGTTTATGTTTTTCGTGGTAATAAAGAGTTTTCTAAAGAAGAAGTTTTGGATCAATTAGGACTTAGTTCTTTTGGACAAAGAGGTATTGTACCACCAAAGGCCGCTGGGAActcaattgatcatcaattgaacaaTAACAATAATGTAGTTAGTATTAATAGGTTTCTATTGCCGGCTTCGGATTGCCAATACGCACTTGATTTGGTGAGCCTTGTTTATTAATCTAtgcttttaagaaaaaaaaattgcaccaagGTTGAGTTTTGATATTTGTAATTATGTAATGCAGGTATTAGATGAATTACAACCTGATCAATGGCCGGCTGAAACTGGTCATCGGGCATTGCGCTGCACGGGTGTTGCTCTAAATGTTGCAGCAGGTTTGGTAGGAGCTTGTTTGCCTGGCACTGGTGCACGTATTATAGCTCTAGTTGGTGGTCCTTGTACTGAAGGCCCTGGAACGGTAGGCATTGTCTCTGCTTACTCCATGTTCTTCTTGTATAAGTTGTACGGAGTTACAATGTGAGGACTCACCAAATCTAGAACTTCAAAATAAGGCGTGCTATGCATAATATTTATACAAAAGTAGGTTGCCTATGTTTTTCCTAATTAGCGAGATATATCCCCGCCCTTTCTGAGCACAAATGAACGAGCGATGACCTTCCTGTGGTCCAATTGGGAGGTACTTTGATGGACATATTGCTACTCTAGAATTTGACAACTTTGAGGTAACACTTTTGGGTGGTGTCGCTTGGTTTGAATTGAATCAATGAAACACAACATAGTAATTGCACTTTTCCTCATCGTGCAATCAAGTTCTATTTAGGTAGTGATCTAAAAATGATGCTCGAGTTACTTCGTAAATAATGCATTGATCTTTGTATTCTTATTAAATGGTTAAATTCTTAGTTATTTGCAGATTGTGTCTAAAGAATTGTCCGAGCCTATTCGTTCTCATAAAGATCTTGCTAAGGATGCAGCACCACATTTTTACAAAGCTGTCAAATTTTATGAAAATCTCTCCAAGCAGCTTGTCAGCCAGGGTCATGTGCTCGATCTCTTTGCTTCTGCACTTGATCAGGTTCGCTGTTCATTTACTGAATCCGCTTTCATTTGATCTGCATGGTTCCGGCTTGTTTATAGAGCCTTCATGCTGCTTACTTTTACTTTTCCTACCTATTTTTACCACATAGAAACCTTTCTTAACAATTTCTATAATGTAACGAAgtacccctaatattccacattATAGCTACATCTTGATGCATAGTGACGATTTTCATTGAGCATATTTCTATTTGGCACGAAGTAATTATATGCTTTTTGACATGGATTGGTTATTTTAGGTCGGAGTCGCAGAGATGAAAGTCGTCGTTGAAAAAACTGGTGGTTTAGTTGTATTGGCTGAAAGTTTTGGTCATCCTGTATTCAAGGACTCCTTCAAACGCATATTTGAGGATGGTGAACAATCACTTGGGCTTTCGTTCAAGTGAGTGAGTTTCCCTAGATATATATGACACTTCAACCTTTTGTAAAATGCTGCAAAATTCTGTTCAATTCAGTGGTACTCCAGTCCTCTAGAATGATAGTTTTTCTTACATCCGTCCCC
This DNA window, taken from Papaver somniferum cultivar HN1 chromosome 3, ASM357369v1, whole genome shotgun sequence, encodes the following:
- the LOC113358268 gene encoding protein transport protein SEC23-like, producing the protein MMDAGIMEGEGGIDGIRMTWNSWPTTKLDANKIVIPIATSISPIKSHSDIQILPYIPLRCKTCSCILNPFSRVDFSVKIWICPFCFHRNQFPPHYSPTISDINLPAELYPHFTTVEYSFPSQIPSCPVFLFVLDSCIINEELEFVKSAIKQAITLLPDNALVGFVSFGAQVQVHELGFSDLSKVYVFRGNKEFSKEEVLDQLGLSSFGQRGIVPPKAAGNSIDHQLNNNNNVVSINRFLLPASDCQYALDLVLDELQPDQWPAETGHRALRCTGVALNVAAGLVGACLPGTGARIIALVGGPCTEGPGTIVSKELSEPIRSHKDLAKDAAPHFYKAVKFYENLSKQLVSQGHVLDLFASALDQVGVAEMKVVVEKTGGLVVLAESFGHPVFKDSFKRIFEDGEQSLGLSFNGTFEVNCSKDIKIQGIIGPCTSLEKKGSSCADTVIGQGNTTSWKLCGLDRSTSLTVFFDISPTSERLNSLETSNSQFYLQFQTNYQNPEGQQRLRVTTVARKWVDSTANPEELLEGFDQETAAVVMARLTSLKMEEEEGFDATRWLDRSLIRLCSRFGDYRKDDPSSFILNPSISIFPEFMFNLRRSQFIQVFNNSPDETAYFRMLLNRENVTNAVVMIQPSLIAYSFSAPPAPALLDVASIAADRILLLDSYFSVVVFHGLTIAQWRNMGYQNEPEHKAFSLLLEAPHEEAKLIIKDRFPVPRLVVCDQHGSQARFLLAKLNPSATYNTVQDVADGSDIIFTDDVSLQVFFEHLQRLAVQS